In Spea bombifrons isolate aSpeBom1 chromosome 9, aSpeBom1.2.pri, whole genome shotgun sequence, the genomic stretch CGTCAGAGGTtttccattaaatattttattagaaaagcATTGATTTTGGAAGGCAAAATATTATCAAAGGGGCaatcatacaaatatatatatatataattttttttacttaccagaaaaaaaaaaaaatcagggttTTGTGTAAGGTCATCCTTAAATAAAGAAATTTCCCCATGAGAaatgcatattaaccctttgcatccAGTGACAGGTACTTCCAATTCTTGGCATGGATGCCTTTTGTGTTTCAGAATCACTTAAAAGGTTTTAAAGATGGCGTCAATTTCTTTTTCAACGGGTTTTTACAAAATACAATGTGCGTAGCAGCGTCATggtttttgtatttgttcttGCTGTTATCTtatcccaatctactaaacagaCACCTTTTGCGCTCTTTTGGCAAATAATTACCTATCTTAACCCAGAGACACTGACAGTTTAAGGTCTCTGGAGTAAAGGAGTGCATTATCATTGCCAGAAGTGATGTTtgagtttaaaatgtaaacatgacaTCACCGCTTTTAGTGGCACCCTCCATGTTTGCAGTAAAAGGGGTTTATTGCAAAGATGTTGAACAAAGTTTACTTCTCTTTACTGCAACACCACAATATTTTAAACCCGATTACCTCTTATTTTAGAACTGTATTTATTGATCCCTCAATATGAGGAGCTGCACAGAAAGGGTTTTTGATTCTTTAGCTAGCCATTACATTGTTTACAGGTACACAAAGGCATTGTCTGGACATTTTTCAAACAGTCATTGTTACAGCAAACGGATCTAATGTCTACCACAcatctttcattaaaaaatggtCGCTAAAAggcttatttatttacaaagtagtaatttgttgtgaatgaaaatactgctttatatttttttttcattcaacaAAGCtggaaacactttttttttctccgccTAATGGTAGAATGCCTTTAATTTATTGGTAATTTAAGattcaataaaatgaatttttaaatgtctgtattcttgtGGTTttctggggagggggggttattccCTTGGGACAAAAATTTTAATACAAAGGGCTGGGGGTAATAAatatggcagtgggggcatcgaCAAGAGTTTCGTGGGGCAGCAAGGGCCGGGCtggggcaaggggcaaaaatacaaaaaggggcagttaatgatAAAGCAGTGTAGAGCTtgacctggtgtgtgtgtgtttggatgtcagtgtggcagagcctgtcctggtctgtgtgtgtttgggggttggtggggcagaacctgtcctggtgtgtgtgtcgctgtggcagagcctgtcatggggtgtgtgtgtgggtgtcgctgtggcacagcctgtcctggtgtgtttgggtgttggtggggcagagcctgtcctggtgggtgtgtgtgcgtttgggtctcctaatccggccctgcctccagtgtgcgaCAGCTTAAATACATCTTGTACCGACAGTGTGATCCAGCCTTGTGcggttttatttggctaaacttgttttaaatggtttgtggactgactttgttttactgtttaagtaattcagtattgatagaatgccatacaagttgatcaaaaaacttttccgctgcttttttcattatcgccaatttaaccctgtaataatatgcattataaagctaaaaggccatattttctctcagtgataaatgagtgcggcccacaaacacatacatttctgatgaagtggcccactgcagaaaacttgacacccctgccctaaggggcgaTGCTACAGCTAAGAAGGTTATAGAGCACAATAGGGGAATAAAAACTAAACGTTTACATTTAATTCCAATGTATCTTCCTAATATTAGTGGTCTTGCCGATATACTTGTATACAATGCATGTACATAAACATATTCCATAAAACTGCTATATTTCACTTTAGTTTTACAGTTTGTTTATTTGGAAAACAtcagtacaatttttttttttttatgaacaaaaaaagttttttggcaaaaGCCACAATAGAAATTGCATAATAAAAAGGACTTCAATACGTTTTTAGTTATTAGCAGTAATGTGTACAATCCGTTTCACTTATCAAGTATGCTTTTGTATATAACCAAGTATGTTAAAAATTTCAGAACTCCTAAacctataaaaatgtatttacaaaacacaaaattttAGCAAATATTTCAATACTAAAGCCTtttcttataaataattttctaatgtgtgtatatatacacatatacatatatatacatacacactgtcaTCCCTCCCAAACATTTGCATTGCattcaattaatttatattttacaaataaaggggaaaaaacttCAAGTATGAAAAGTGCGTTATTGCAATAATACCTCTTTGcaggtccaaaaaaaaaaaaaaaagttactcgCTTTTTAGTAAAACGACTGTGTAAAAAGTAGTAAAACAATTAGTGCCATTCACTCATAACGAAGAAGAAGCCAATCGTTGTCCATACATCCCAATAGCAGCACCAGGGCAAGAACAGaactaaatatttgtatttttcagtGAGCTTGTTGCGTTCCAACCCATTCAAGTCTTCTTGTTAATGTACAGTAATAACTAACCATCATGGGTTGCCGACACCTGCATGTTTCCCAAGTCGTCATCCTCCTCGAGCATCCGCTTGAGACTTCCTGATAAACAGATGCCGAATATATTTAGTGAATACGTTCTTGAAGCTAGatcaaatatttatgttttgaaaATGCCTGTGGAACTACGTATATATATCTGAGATAATACAGCAGGCAGGAGGCTGATCACCTAGGCACAATGCTATATACTAATGCACATCCATCCCGCTGTTTTAGAAGCCACTGTATGATTTACCTGTAGCACCAGACTGTAGGGATAAAGGTCTTCCTAGCTGAAGAGGAGACATCATTTTGATGGTTAACTTTGCTAAATAGATGGCTTCATATTCCTGAAATttaatgcacacaaaaaaaatagggaGAAAAACGTGAAGAAAGTCTTCTGGCTTACAATGCAATATGCtatgtttttaaacaaatcacatataacacacacattattattagaTACACACACAAAGTGTTGCTTTGGTGAGTGAGATAGTTAAAAACTTTTGTACGAAGATAAAAGCCCTACATATTTCATTACATTAAACCGACTTCCTCAGGGGCTCATGTGAATCAAGTGAGCATTTTATCTGCCCCCGATGTGGGCAGatacacacccacatatatACTTATAGATATACGTCTGATTTTTCAGTCTGTTCTGTAGCAATTTAATTTTTTGCATTACTTCCTACCTGCAGTTGATGGACAAATCCAGGATTGGGATTAATACAGAACCTTCTCTCTTGCACGTACGTAAATGCATCCCTGAAAGAGTTACAGACCGTTAAATAGGGGTCTTCACAAGTATGGGTAATGTTCTCATGAAAAGGTAGACCAGGCATAACAATTAGAAACTGGCACAGAGTGGGCTGTGTTTATAAAGGCACTAAGTTTATTAAAGTTCCTTTTAAACTGAGAATGTTGTTTTAGGCACACTTACCTTCTTACAGTTTATACTAAAGGTTTTAAGACGCTAACCCTTTTTGCAACatagatattgcatatttactgAAACTGGCCTTTCTGCGCCAATACTTCGCAGATTATATTAACGCATTCAGCTGCCCGTGTGACAGGCAACAGAGGCATGGAATATGCTTTAGCTGCTGAAAGGTACCGAGAACAGTCCTTGTAAACGCATAAAATAACCTAGCCGTTATCATAGCCTTTCCTACAGAATTGGAGCGTACAGGTGGGGAAAAGTATTCAGCGGTAAATAGTATTACTTAAATTGTGTGCAAAGCATACTAAACGTGACCCATTGTACACCACAGCGGTATAAatctataataaatgtataaagtgtcacattttaataaagttttaagTGCAGTTCTCGCTGGTTAGAGCCCTTTCACACAATTAGTTTTTAATAATGCCCCTTTAATTTTAAAGGGGTGGGGTTCCATCACAACTttaccaatccccccccccaagctaCTGTTAGATCTGGCACGGATGCAGCCATAAAGATTAAATGACGGCGGAGGGCTGCTAATCACGCAGCGTGATCTCCACATCTCTGCTTTAAGGTGCTTTTAATAGAAAGAAATGGATTGTAATTACATGAAAGAGGTTGCCACAGAACACAAGGAGAGGTCATATGAAGATGCGTCCTGTACCTGTATTTGATTCCAAATGTTTCCATAACGTATGCAATAACTAAGGCGGCACTTCGAGAAATCCCTGCGTTTCCATGTATGAGAACTTTTCCTGTACACGGAACACACAAGAGTTTCACGCATGGAAGGAAGACAAAGAGACAAATGACAAACCAGCGTTGCTTGCAAAAACGTACCATAAAGTCTGAAtactttcatatttaaaaagggacactGTCATGATGTTAGTTACCAGATTTAATATTAAGTAGTTTTACTGGGACAGTAACGCTAAATATACAGAATTTCCAAGTTACTTATAATTTTTAGAGCTCTTAAACATTACACGGCTTAAAAGAATAAAGCCTGGTCCTAATCTGTAGCACCGCTAATGATACTCTGTGTATATTAAGCATCTCGACTCATTCGAATGAGAAGGGAGTCCATATATGCTCCACGTTATTAGCAGGAAAGTACAATGGATGTAGGACTACAAACAATTAAGGGTTAAATGCATTAATGGTAGAGATTTGGAGCCTCAGATATATGGCTTCATTCAGTATTAAATGTTCCAAATGTGTACATAATTCACAGAGAGATACATAATGAACCACCCAGATATAACCCtaagaatatataaacacacacatttatatattacacatacgcTAAAACAAGGGGCTGGGACAATGCGTTACTACAGAGGAAAATGTGAACGGTACCTCCAGTTTGTAAACACTCGTCAATAAATTCTTtagtctgcaaaaaaaaaaaaaaaaaaaaaaatagtatatttaCATCGTATATACAATACACTATAATCAAAACAAAATTCAGTAACACCAGTGTCTGCTTTACTATAAATCcacatattttatgtaaagtaCACAAGTGAAAGTGTAATTGCTTGACGCATTTTGCACCTTAGTGCTTGGTCATGAGCTCTGCCAGAGTTTTTAATTACCTATCACACAAGTGAGCGTGTTAACGTGCCAGCGTTTATTTCAGATAATCTGTATTTTGCAGGACGCTGTTCTGAGATAATGAGAAGCGCTGACACGTCGTGTAATAACCAACGGGGAAGGCGTACTGTCCACACACAAAGAGATATCTGGAGGGACTGTGGAAATATGTGATGTATTGAAAGCTTAGGTTGTCTAAAGCTTGTTTGAGAAGATCTGATAAGGTACCAAACCGAGCAGATCATCCGAGACTAATACTAGACCCTTCCGTAACATCCCATTCACGCGAGTTTGGCATGTGTCTACACGcgttctaaaaacaaaaaaagtgttctAGTATAATCAGCACAACTTTATACTATCAAAATTAACTTTCTTACTACTCACCGTTGGGAAAAAACGAATTATATTTTCAATGGGGTTATCAGCCATATCCAGTACTAAAtagctgtaaaaataaaaaacatttatgaaatGTGTGAATATCTGGATGAATggtcagattatatatatatatatatacatacacatacatacacacacacacacacaaatatatacatacacaatcatAGTGCATAAATACACCAAAAATATTGCCATGTAGCCTATAACCTAAATACAGTAGACACTGGTTCCCTATGCTAAAATAATTCAGGAAACTTCCAGCGTAAATGACGTGGCTGCGGCTAAGCAGTAGTCATTTAGGTTATCAATTCTCCTATGAGCCCAGCGCAGTGCTGATAATCCTGTAAAAACCTGTCAACGATAACCTAATGGGGGACAAGCGGGGCTTCATGGATAAACCCCTCAACTGTACATAGATCAGCAGACTTAGGATCTGGTGTCTAAGCCAAAAAGCAATGTAAACGGAAGACACGGAGAAAACGAGATGAGACCGCCAAACTGACCACATTCCAAATAACACCGCCAGAATCCGCACACGAGAAGGACTAGTAGCGATAGACTGGGGGGCAATCAGCAGGGAGTAGAACACTGGCCTTACGAGCCTTGTGGCTCTTAATCATAGGCTTCGTATCATTCTCCACAGCGTTGGATCGCTTTCTCCGCCTCTATCTTCGATTCATTTTGCTTTAAGACTAGTAGTAACAATCTGGCAGCATGTAATTCAGCATTGTGGGCTTTGTGAACATCCATATGGAAACTCAACAAAGTGAGAATTTTAATCATGTGTAAACCCcccctctttatctctcttcagCCTATAATCCCTTCAAACTAATATAAAGAGCATGCCATTGCGgcctttatatacacatatacaaacaaACGTACGCACGCGCACACTGTAAATCCCTTATGCCACAGCACCCCTCAGTCACAACGTATGTCAGGCAATAACTTACCGGAATAAATGTTGAAAGTTTGGCTTAATAAAATTTGCTTCAATACTTTGTCTGATGCAGATTATGTGGGTTATTCCATTTTTCTGAAGCATTGAGAGCTGAAAAGAAACGAAACCAAGCCCGGTTAGATCAGGACCGCTGGGTGCTAGAACAGGCAAAGTCGCTGCTGCCGTCCCAGATTTGGTTACTTACCTTACTTTTCATCGCGGCTGAATATGGACCCAAAAATAAGCCTGGCAGAATTTCCTTTATAAACAGCGAGAAAGGAGAAATTTAAACTCAACATTTTTAGACAATGTTTTGTAACGGTTCAAAATATATTCAATTACACATCGCATCCAAGAAGAGGGCTTTCTCGGCCACCATAAGTGTGGTAACCCAAAGTGACAGGAGACGCGAGAGTTAataactacagaaaaaaaatcataaagcaAGAAGAACTTCCAGTTCCTAGAGACGGCTCTCATCGCCAGAAACGTGTTAACACCGGACGCGGGGATTTTAAAGTTACTGTTCCACCTGCTCATTAACTTGCTAAAATCTGCTTTTCCGTCAATAGAAGATGAAATTTATATTAAGGTGATAACTAAAGCCGACcttcactcttttattatgtatttaaattacacacacatacctgcaTCTCCCTCCGCATCGGATACGACCAATCCTGAAAGAAAAATCACGAGATCACTGATACGTCTGCAACAAGCAGTGTGAATTCTGTCTCGTTTTCCTCCTCCCCTGGCTCAATGTATTGACGCAAGTAGCATCCTTAAGTATGCCGCTAATGCACACGTTACAGCCTCAAGTCTAACAcactgtagattgtaagctctttgagccgggccctccacacatgttgtctctgtaagtcatattgttacctactacttgttatgtcctgtataaccattgtacagcgctacggaatttgatggtgctatataaaataatataaataacaaccCATGCAGGAATCGGCATGCAGTAACACAGACCGACGTCAATACGGAATGCAATGTGCTACATCAATACCTTTAAACGTTCCTGTTGTATTGTAATGTAGGTCAGAACTGACAAAAAATAGGATTTAGCtcggttttttaaaaaaaactccctCTATCTGCTGCCATTGTTGCCAGTCGTGCAACATTTTGGGTGGCTTTTCGTGCACAAACACCACGGTGAGCCGATCCCGTACTTGTGGATTATCGGGGCATAGCTGGGTTTTATTTCGCTTTCTTtcattaaaagtaatttttaatgACAACATATTATGTCCaaggttttatatttaatacaaaaaaaaacaaagggatcgatccagcacttgaaaaaaaacttccagctttattttacttaatggtTAAAAAGCATAGTTCACACCTAAGTGCATCTAGTGCACAGGAAACCCCAAAtccaattatatttaataaactttaACAGTTAAACCTTACAAACagctaaatatttattcagtttCTTAACGTGTGAACTTCTGGAGGTCAATCATTTTCTTGTTTCATAAACTCTGCAAAGTAACTCTTCGAAATGTTCCACGATGCTTCTTATTACCCCATTTAATTGAACTCCATAATCTCTTAATTGGTTTACTACGAGTACCCGTTTCTGGATcgagaaaaatataatttgctttttttgaGCACTTTTGGACAAAAGAATACCTTTTTCTTGAGAattgttattgcattttcttTGGTAAATCCCAGAACCGCCAGGGATACCTTCTTCGGTGACAGTTacggtttaaaataaaagtaaataagcaGAGCCCGGATAACACACAAGTACCGCTGATTCCTTACGGCAATGCTAACGAGGTCCGGCTGTACATTGACTTTCGTTAGCCAGGGGGTCCGTCTGGgcgattaagaccgagccattctagcGTTTACCACAAACagcatgataaggagtcggagTGTTTGTCTAGGGCACCAGGTTTAGAAATCAGAGCGGGAATGCAGCTGCCAGAATGCTTTACGCAGAATCTATTACAGCTTTGGGAACTTATTTTTGGTCTAAAAGTAGGAACGGAAAGCAGTCGTTGTTCCCCCTTAATGAATCTGTCGGGGATCCCGTCAGAGGCTGCGACACCGATTCCCCCCACAATGGGGCTATTAGGTGTTAAAGGGGGCATTATGTCCCTTAGTTTAGTGCATAAATTAACCGCCACCTTGAACCAGACGTGGCTCCTTTAAATGCTTTCCCCAAATCGCCCCCGGGACGGCTTTGTCCGACAGGCCCCTGCTCACCT encodes the following:
- the STYX gene encoding serine/threonine/tyrosine-interacting protein, coding for MDDLKLQFPSLPPSKEDAEDWSYPMRREMQEILPGLFLGPYSAAMKSKLSMLQKNGITHIICIRQSIEANFIKPNFQHLFRYLVLDMADNPIENIIRFFPTTKEFIDECLQTGGKVLIHGNAGISRSAALVIAYVMETFGIKYRDAFTYVQERRFCINPNPGFVHQLQEYEAIYLAKLTIKMMSPLQLGRPLSLQSGATGSLKRMLEEDDDLGNMQVSATHDG